From the Lysobacter sp. FW306-1B-D06B genome, one window contains:
- the gmd gene encoding GDP-mannose 4,6-dehydratase — protein sequence MKAIITGITGQDGAYLAQLLLEKGYTVYGTYRRTSSVNFWRIDELGVSGHPNLHLVEYDLTDLGSSIALVQRVQPDEIYNLAAQSFVGVSFDQPGTTAQITGVGALHLLEAIRLVNPKIRFYQASTSEMFGKVQAVPQREDTPFYPRSPYGVAKLYAHWITVNYRESYDIFGTSGILFNHESPLRGREFVTRKITDSVAKIKLGMLDCLELGNLDAKRDWGFAKEYVEGMWRMLQVDEPDTFVLATNRTETVRDFVRMAFKGAGIDVEFRGRDQDETALDTATGKVVMRINPKFHRPAEVDLLIGDPSKAKEKLGWEPRTSLEELCEMMVRADLARNERGFSF from the coding sequence ATGAAGGCAATCATCACGGGGATCACCGGTCAGGACGGTGCCTATCTCGCACAACTGCTGCTGGAGAAGGGGTACACCGTCTACGGCACGTATCGGCGAACCAGCTCCGTCAACTTCTGGCGCATCGACGAGTTGGGCGTCAGCGGGCATCCCAATCTCCATCTGGTCGAGTACGACCTGACCGACCTGGGTTCCAGCATCGCGCTGGTGCAGCGCGTGCAGCCGGACGAGATCTACAACCTCGCCGCGCAGAGCTTCGTCGGGGTCAGCTTCGACCAGCCCGGTACGACCGCGCAGATCACGGGCGTCGGCGCGCTGCATTTGCTTGAGGCGATCCGTCTGGTCAATCCGAAGATCCGCTTCTATCAGGCCTCGACTTCCGAAATGTTCGGAAAGGTGCAGGCCGTACCCCAGCGCGAGGACACGCCGTTCTACCCGCGCAGCCCGTACGGCGTGGCCAAGCTCTACGCGCACTGGATCACGGTGAACTACCGCGAGAGCTACGACATCTTCGGCACCAGCGGCATTCTCTTCAATCACGAGAGTCCGCTGCGTGGTCGCGAGTTCGTTACCCGCAAGATCACCGACTCGGTGGCCAAGATCAAGCTCGGCATGCTCGACTGCCTTGAGCTGGGGAACCTCGACGCCAAGCGCGACTGGGGCTTCGCGAAGGAGTACGTCGAAGGGATGTGGCGGATGCTGCAGGTGGACGAGCCGGACACCTTCGTGCTGGCGACCAATCGCACCGAGACCGTCCGCGACTTCGTGCGCATGGCGTTCAAGGGAGCGGGAATCGATGTCGAGTTCCGTGGCCGGGACCAGGATGAAACGGCGCTCGATACGGCGACCGGCAAGGTCGTCATGCGCATCAACCCGAAGTTCCATCGACCGGCCGAAGTGGACCTGCTGATCGGCGATCCGTCCAAGGCCAAGGAGAAGCTGGGTTGGGAGCCGCGCACCTCGCTTGAGGAACTGTGCGAAATGATGGTCCGTGCCGACCTGGCTAGGAACGAGCGTGGCTTCTCCTTCTGA
- a CDS encoding NAD-dependent epimerase/dehydratase family protein, with amino-acid sequence MASPSDRAPIALLTGAEGFTGRYVRASLERAGYRVAAWSHGGGEGEAVNLLDRDATLSAAAQARPDVVVHLAAISFVAHGDADEIYRVNVVGTRNLLEGLVASEHKPRRVLLASSANVYGNAEGSVDEQVAPAPQNDYAVSKLAMEFMANLWRSQLPITITRPFNYTGVGQSDKFLIPKIVSHFKRKADHIELGNLDVSRDFYDVRGVAEIYTRLTESATADDVFNVCSGQEYSLREVIALMESISGHRMDVRVNPAFVRANEVKRLRGDAGRLARAIGPLPQIPLRDTLEWIYRNEA; translated from the coding sequence GTGGCTTCTCCTTCTGATCGGGCTCCCATCGCGCTGCTGACGGGCGCCGAGGGCTTCACGGGGCGTTACGTCCGTGCTTCGCTCGAGCGCGCCGGTTACCGCGTCGCGGCCTGGTCGCACGGCGGCGGCGAAGGGGAAGCCGTCAACCTCCTGGATCGGGATGCGACGCTTTCGGCTGCGGCGCAGGCCCGGCCGGACGTCGTGGTCCACCTCGCGGCGATCTCATTCGTCGCACACGGCGACGCGGACGAGATCTACCGCGTCAACGTCGTGGGCACCCGCAACCTGCTGGAAGGGCTGGTCGCCAGCGAGCACAAGCCGCGTCGTGTGCTGCTCGCCAGCAGCGCGAACGTCTATGGCAACGCCGAAGGCAGCGTCGATGAGCAGGTCGCCCCTGCGCCGCAGAACGACTATGCGGTGAGCAAGCTGGCGATGGAGTTCATGGCGAACTTGTGGCGTTCGCAACTGCCGATCACGATCACCCGGCCGTTCAACTACACCGGTGTCGGCCAGTCGGACAAGTTCCTCATCCCGAAGATCGTCTCGCATTTCAAGCGCAAGGCCGATCACATCGAACTGGGGAACCTGGACGTCTCCAGGGACTTCTACGACGTGAGAGGCGTGGCCGAGATCTACACGCGCCTGACGGAAAGCGCGACGGCGGACGACGTCTTCAACGTCTGTTCCGGGCAGGAGTATTCATTGCGCGAGGTCATCGCGTTGATGGAGTCGATCAGCGGTCATCGCATGGACGTGAGGGTCAACCCCGCGTTCGTCCGCGCGAACGAGGTCAAGCGCTTGCGGGGCGACGCCGGGCGACTTGCACGCGCGATCGGGCCGCTGCCGCAGATTCCGTTGCGGGATACGCTCGAGTGGATATATCGAAACGAAGCCTGA